The Zobellia alginiliquefaciens genome contains a region encoding:
- a CDS encoding ZIP family metal transporter, whose product MQEIINYFESIDPVLAAFYATLFTWGLTAAGAALVFFFKGMNRALLDGMLGFTGGVMVAASFWSLLAPGIEMSPGEGFVKVIPAAVGFLLGSLFIFGLDKVLPHLHINFKESEKEGIKTPWHRTTLLTLAITLHNIPEGLAVGVLFGGVAAGFEGASIGGAVALALGIGLQNFPEGFAVAMPLRRQGLSRSKSFMYGQASALVEPIAAVLGAWAVLTFQPILPYALSFAAGAMIFVVVEEVIPETQQDKYTDIATMGFIGGFIIMMILDVGLG is encoded by the coding sequence ATGCAAGAGATAATTAATTATTTTGAATCCATAGATCCGGTTTTGGCGGCATTTTACGCCACACTGTTTACTTGGGGGTTAACTGCAGCAGGTGCTGCATTGGTTTTTTTCTTTAAAGGAATGAACCGTGCCCTTTTGGATGGTATGCTCGGTTTTACCGGTGGGGTTATGGTAGCGGCAAGTTTTTGGAGCCTCTTGGCACCAGGTATAGAAATGAGCCCAGGCGAGGGATTTGTTAAAGTAATCCCCGCCGCTGTAGGTTTCCTTTTGGGTTCTCTCTTTATTTTTGGGTTGGATAAGGTGCTTCCGCATTTGCATATCAACTTTAAGGAGAGTGAAAAGGAAGGTATTAAAACGCCTTGGCATAGGACTACGCTTTTAACATTGGCTATCACGTTACATAATATTCCAGAAGGACTGGCCGTTGGCGTACTCTTTGGTGGGGTAGCTGCGGGTTTTGAGGGGGCTAGTATCGGTGGTGCCGTAGCATTGGCTTTAGGAATAGGTTTACAAAATTTTCCGGAAGGTTTTGCTGTTGCCATGCCATTAAGAAGACAAGGTCTTAGTAGGTCAAAGAGTTTTATGTATGGGCAGGCATCTGCATTGGTGGAGCCCATAGCCGCAGTTTTAGGGGCTTGGGCAGTTTTGACATTTCAACCTATATTACCTTATGCATTATCATTTGCTGCAGGAGCAATGATTTTTGTTGTGGTGGAAGAGGTGATACCGGAAACGCAGCAAGATAAATATACGGATATTGCCACTATGGGCTTTATAGGCGGATTTATAATTATGATGATCTTGGATGTAGGTCTAGGATAG
- a CDS encoding metal-dependent transcriptional regulator: MTLSEEDYIKAIYHLGKGENNIVSTNEVAEQMSTKPSSVTDMVKKLSEKGVANYKKYKGVCLTEYGQKVALTLVRKHRLWEVFLVDKLNFAWDEVHEVAEQLEHIKSEKLTDSLDKLLGYPQVDPHGDPIPSKNGEFKKAVKKLLSEIPVGASGTCVGVKDSSAPFLKFLDKNKIALGDTILVLEKEEFDGSLHIQVKGKDIRISDQIAANLYLKITE, from the coding sequence ATGACACTCTCAGAAGAAGATTATATAAAGGCGATTTACCACCTGGGCAAAGGAGAAAATAACATTGTTTCTACGAACGAGGTGGCGGAACAGATGAGTACAAAACCATCGTCAGTAACCGATATGGTAAAGAAACTATCGGAAAAAGGCGTTGCTAATTACAAGAAGTATAAAGGGGTCTGTCTAACGGAATACGGACAAAAAGTGGCGTTGACACTGGTACGGAAACATCGTTTGTGGGAAGTTTTTTTAGTAGATAAATTAAATTTTGCTTGGGACGAGGTTCATGAGGTGGCGGAGCAATTAGAGCACATTAAAAGTGAAAAGCTTACGGATAGCTTAGATAAGCTTCTTGGGTATCCTCAGGTGGATCCACATGGTGATCCTATTCCATCTAAAAACGGGGAGTTTAAAAAAGCTGTGAAGAAATTGCTGAGCGAGATACCTGTTGGAGCAAGTGGTACCTGTGTTGGGGTAAAGGATTCATCGGCACCATTTCTTAAGTTTTTGGATAAGAATAAAATAGCTTTGGGAGATACCATACTTGTGTTGGAGAAGGAAGAGTTTGATGGCTCGCTGCATATTCAGGTCAAAGGGAAGGATATTCGCATCTCGGACCAGATTGCAGCAAATTTATATCTTAAAATAACGGAATAA
- a CDS encoding TonB-dependent receptor, which translates to MKINISYTLLLLVTLLFSGIANGQNNGIEGKITDHEGPVPFANLYLKGSTYGTSANEDGFFTLEKIPAGTYILKVSAIGYQNFSKKITFDKNQNKTLNIELIQASEQLEEMVVSGTLKAVSRSESPVPVEVYSPTFLKKNPTASIFEALQNVNGVRPQINCNVCNTGDIHINGLEGPYTLVLIDGMPIVSGLGTVYGLSGIPNSLIEQIEIVKGPASSLYGSEAVGGLINIITKNALDAPTFFADSFVTGWGELNVDVGAKMKIGEKTNVLLGVNYFNYSNPIDNNGDNFTDLTLQDRISVFQKWDFQRKESRLFSLAGRYFYEDRWGGEMQWTPEFRGGDEIYGESIYTSRWEILGKYQLPIAEKVLFSFSYNDHSQNSVYGDTPYIADQRIGFAQFTWDKKIKKHDFLVGTALRYNYYDDNTTATVSADEVVIPSLFVQDEIALATQHSLLLGMRYDYDERHGSIYTPRMAYRYKITDNDILRFNAGTGFRVVNLFTEEHAALTGARDVIVTEELDPEQSYNANVNYLKKIYADNGTFISLDASLFYTHFTNAILPDYDTNPNQIIYDNLDGKSVSKGASANIDFVFPNGFKFLIGATIQDVSQTENGITQRQILTESYTGTWNASYEFRKLNLSVDYSGNLYGPMRLPTLGESDPRSDYSPVWSIQNIQFTWKGLENFEFYGGVKNLLDWTPNRGNPFIIARANDPFDRNVTFDANGDAVATPNNPNALTFDPSYVYGPNQGIRGFFGLRYRID; encoded by the coding sequence ATGAAAATTAATATATCTTATACCTTACTTTTACTAGTAACACTACTTTTTTCTGGTATAGCAAACGGCCAAAACAATGGTATAGAGGGAAAAATCACAGATCACGAAGGTCCGGTTCCATTTGCAAATCTCTACTTAAAAGGAAGTACATACGGAACATCGGCAAATGAAGATGGATTTTTTACTTTGGAAAAAATTCCAGCTGGCACCTATATTTTGAAAGTTTCCGCCATCGGCTATCAAAATTTTTCAAAAAAAATCACCTTTGATAAAAACCAAAACAAGACACTTAATATTGAACTAATTCAAGCATCTGAGCAATTAGAGGAAATGGTGGTTAGTGGAACATTAAAGGCGGTTAGTAGGTCTGAAAGCCCCGTACCCGTAGAAGTGTATAGTCCAACTTTTCTTAAAAAAAATCCTACTGCAAGCATTTTTGAAGCATTACAAAACGTAAACGGTGTACGTCCTCAAATTAACTGTAATGTCTGTAATACAGGTGATATTCATATTAATGGACTAGAAGGTCCTTATACTTTGGTGTTGATAGATGGAATGCCCATTGTTAGCGGATTGGGTACCGTATACGGTTTATCCGGTATTCCTAATTCTCTAATAGAGCAAATAGAAATCGTAAAAGGCCCTGCATCCAGTCTGTACGGAAGTGAAGCGGTTGGCGGCCTGATAAATATTATCACAAAGAACGCTTTAGATGCCCCGACTTTTTTTGCTGACTCCTTTGTAACCGGTTGGGGAGAGCTCAATGTTGATGTTGGAGCAAAGATGAAGATTGGCGAAAAAACGAACGTACTGCTAGGTGTCAATTACTTTAATTATAGCAACCCGATAGATAACAATGGCGATAATTTTACGGACCTCACTTTGCAGGACCGTATTTCCGTGTTTCAAAAATGGGATTTTCAACGTAAGGAAAGCCGTTTGTTCTCTCTTGCCGGCCGTTATTTTTATGAAGATCGCTGGGGTGGAGAAATGCAATGGACACCAGAGTTTAGGGGTGGAGACGAAATCTACGGAGAGAGTATTTATACCAGCCGCTGGGAAATACTGGGCAAATATCAATTGCCTATAGCAGAAAAGGTCCTGTTCTCGTTTTCATATAATGACCATAGTCAAAATTCCGTTTACGGAGACACCCCTTATATAGCTGATCAGCGAATTGGTTTTGCACAATTTACATGGGATAAGAAAATAAAGAAACACGACTTTTTGGTCGGCACAGCGCTCCGATATAATTATTATGATGATAACACCACAGCTACGGTTTCTGCGGACGAGGTAGTAATACCTAGTCTTTTTGTACAAGATGAAATTGCTTTGGCCACTCAGCACTCATTGCTGTTGGGAATGCGCTATGATTATGACGAAAGGCACGGTAGCATCTATACACCAAGAATGGCCTATAGATATAAAATTACGGATAACGATATCCTACGTTTTAATGCAGGTACTGGTTTTAGGGTAGTAAATCTATTTACAGAGGAACACGCCGCGCTTACCGGTGCAAGAGACGTAATCGTTACCGAAGAACTAGACCCAGAGCAGTCTTACAATGCCAATGTGAATTATCTAAAAAAAATATATGCGGATAATGGTACTTTTATAAGTTTGGATGCGTCTCTTTTCTACACGCATTTTACGAACGCCATTTTACCTGATTACGATACCAACCCAAACCAAATAATTTACGACAATCTAGATGGTAAATCCGTTTCAAAAGGCGCCAGCGCCAATATTGATTTTGTATTTCCCAACGGATTTAAATTTCTAATAGGAGCTACTATTCAGGATGTAAGTCAAACAGAAAATGGCATTACGCAAAGACAAATATTAACAGAGAGCTATACCGGAACCTGGAACGCTTCCTACGAATTTAGAAAACTAAATCTATCAGTAGATTATTCGGGCAATCTTTATGGCCCCATGCGCCTACCAACTTTGGGCGAAAGCGACCCGCGAAGCGACTATTCTCCAGTTTGGAGCATACAGAACATTCAATTTACTTGGAAGGGACTAGAAAATTTTGAGTTTTATGGTGGAGTCAAAAACCTATTAGATTGGACACCCAACCGTGGAAATCCTTTTATAATAGCAAGAGCCAACGACCCTTTTGATAGAAATGTCACTTTTGACGCCAATGGCGATGCAGTAGCCACACCCAACAACCCTAATGCATTAACCTTTGACCCATCTTATGTATACGGACCTAACCAAGGTATTCGTGGTTTCTTTGGTTTAAGGTACCGAATTGATTAA
- a CDS encoding lycopene cyclase family protein has product MEHTTHFDYIIIGAGAAGLMLADAMVEDSFFTSKSILLLDKDSKSSNDRTWCFWEKGEGKFDAIVSKNWNHIYFGGQKFARDFAIAPYSYKMVRGADFYKAYFERLKTKANLTFRQQAVINVTENGPAVTVETTNNSYTAAQVFNSIFDYKMATHQKKYPVLQQHFLGWTVKTEKPVFNPGEVTYMDFSIPQKGNTRFMYVLPFSKNEALVEYTLFSEHRLPKEAYENALVDYLEKKLQCGTFQITETEQGSIPMTSYDFNEHHTENIRFIGTAGGWAKPSTGYTFMSTAKKIPVLIDYLKTGKPLNKLSFKNRFWFYDLLFLDVLAKTNDQGYQIFESLFNKCEPQLIFKFLDEKTTFLEDLKFISACPTMPFIKALFNRLI; this is encoded by the coding sequence TTGGAGCACACAACTCATTTTGACTACATTATTATAGGCGCCGGAGCGGCTGGCTTAATGCTTGCGGATGCCATGGTGGAAGACAGTTTTTTTACTAGCAAATCGATTCTGTTACTTGACAAGGATTCAAAATCATCAAACGACCGCACATGGTGCTTTTGGGAAAAGGGAGAAGGCAAGTTTGATGCTATAGTTTCAAAAAACTGGAATCATATTTATTTTGGTGGACAAAAATTCGCAAGGGATTTCGCTATTGCCCCATATTCTTACAAAATGGTAAGAGGAGCGGATTTTTATAAAGCATATTTTGAAAGGTTAAAAACCAAAGCAAATCTTACATTTCGGCAACAAGCAGTTATTAACGTAACTGAGAATGGCCCTGCCGTAACCGTAGAGACAACAAACAATAGCTACACGGCTGCACAGGTGTTCAATAGCATCTTCGATTATAAAATGGCCACCCATCAAAAAAAATACCCTGTATTACAACAGCATTTTTTAGGATGGACCGTAAAAACAGAAAAACCTGTTTTTAATCCAGGTGAGGTTACCTATATGGATTTTTCAATTCCACAGAAAGGAAATACGCGCTTCATGTACGTTCTACCTTTTTCTAAAAATGAAGCCTTAGTAGAATACACACTATTCTCTGAGCATCGTTTGCCCAAGGAAGCCTACGAAAATGCCTTGGTTGATTATTTAGAAAAAAAACTACAATGCGGCACTTTCCAAATCACCGAAACGGAACAGGGAAGCATCCCCATGACCAGCTATGATTTTAACGAACACCACACGGAAAACATACGATTCATTGGCACTGCCGGAGGTTGGGCAAAACCCAGTACTGGCTACACCTTTATGAGTACCGCAAAGAAAATTCCGGTATTGATCGACTATCTAAAGACAGGCAAACCATTAAACAAATTAAGTTTTAAAAATAGATTTTGGTTTTATGACCTACTGTTTCTAGATGTACTTGCTAAGACCAATGACCAAGGGTATCAAATTTTTGAATCGCTTTTTAACAAATGTGAGCCTCAATTGATTTTTAAATTTCTAGATGAGAAAACTACGTTCCTAGAAGACCTAAAATTTATTTCCGCGTGTCCAACCATGCCTTTCATAAAAGCACTTTTTAACAGGTTAATCTAA
- a CDS encoding polyprenyl synthetase family protein, with the protein MHSIEFYRSEFISFLEQKAIKKEPENLYAPITYILGLGGKRLRPVLTLLSAEIFETDYKKALDAALAVETFHNFSLVHDDIMDDAPLRRGKSTVHEKWDINTGILSGDAMLITAYQLFENYDGETFKDLAKLFSKTALEVCEGQQYDIDFEERDDVTLPEYLKMIEYKTAVLVAAALQMGAIIAHASEKEQTEIYNFGLNLGIAFQLQDDYLDAFGDPKTFGKQVGGDIIENKKTYLYLNALELGSSVQNKELLDMYSIQPKDPSAKIEIIKEIFVESGAAQHTQKAIETYTQKAFKLLKTLNISEDKKRILQDFGEGLMRRRV; encoded by the coding sequence ATGCATTCCATCGAATTTTATCGTTCTGAGTTTATCTCGTTTTTAGAACAAAAGGCAATTAAAAAAGAGCCCGAAAACCTATATGCCCCTATCACCTATATTTTAGGATTAGGCGGTAAACGATTACGACCGGTTCTTACCTTACTATCTGCCGAAATATTTGAAACCGATTATAAAAAGGCATTGGACGCAGCTTTGGCGGTAGAGACTTTTCATAATTTCTCTTTGGTACATGATGATATTATGGATGATGCGCCCTTGCGTAGGGGTAAATCTACGGTTCATGAAAAATGGGATATAAATACAGGTATCCTTTCGGGAGATGCTATGCTTATTACAGCATATCAGTTATTTGAAAACTATGATGGAGAAACGTTTAAAGACTTGGCCAAGCTTTTTAGTAAAACGGCATTAGAGGTCTGTGAAGGTCAGCAATATGATATTGATTTTGAAGAACGGGATGATGTTACTTTGCCGGAATATCTAAAAATGATTGAATATAAAACAGCCGTGCTTGTTGCCGCAGCTTTGCAAATGGGAGCTATTATTGCCCATGCTTCCGAAAAGGAGCAAACTGAAATTTACAATTTTGGATTGAATCTTGGAATTGCCTTTCAGTTGCAAGATGACTATCTTGATGCATTTGGTGATCCTAAAACCTTTGGGAAGCAAGTAGGCGGTGATATTATTGAAAATAAAAAAACGTATTTGTATTTAAACGCCTTAGAACTGGGGTCTTCAGTGCAAAATAAAGAATTGTTGGATATGTATTCCATTCAGCCCAAAGACCCTTCTGCTAAAATTGAAATAATAAAAGAGATTTTTGTTGAAAGCGGTGCTGCGCAACACACACAAAAAGCTATTGAAACCTATACACAAAAAGCATTTAAACTACTTAAAACACTCAATATTTCTGAAGATAAGAAGAGAATTCTACAAGACTTTGGAGAGGGATTAATGCGTAGAAGAGTTTAG
- a CDS encoding RNA polymerase sigma factor, protein MTSENENYNNLKTFFDEEYRSLKAYAKSRIDDATDRDADDIVQDVALKLFSRSDSALPITNIAGFVYHSIRNKIVDLMRTEKPGVSLEDEMENRLIEFSELLYGKSDNSYSDEMMGELKKAIAQLKPNYRNIIVAIDFEGYTYQELSNESGIPQGTLMSRRHRALAILLKELEIKKQNSN, encoded by the coding sequence ATGACTTCGGAAAACGAAAATTATAATAACCTAAAAACCTTCTTTGACGAAGAATATCGTTCGCTAAAGGCCTATGCAAAATCTAGAATAGATGACGCAACCGATAGAGATGCCGATGATATTGTCCAAGATGTAGCGTTAAAATTATTTTCCAGGTCAGATAGTGCTTTGCCCATCACCAACATTGCCGGATTCGTGTACCACTCTATTCGTAATAAAATTGTGGATTTGATGCGAACGGAAAAACCGGGAGTTAGTTTAGAAGACGAAATGGAAAACAGATTGATCGAGTTTTCCGAACTACTTTATGGAAAATCAGACAACTCCTATTCCGATGAAATGATGGGCGAACTGAAAAAAGCCATTGCCCAATTAAAACCAAATTACCGCAATATTATAGTAGCTATTGATTTTGAAGGCTATACCTATCAAGAACTATCTAATGAAAGCGGCATACCGCAAGGCACATTAATGTCCCGTAGACATAGGGCCTTAGCTATACTTTTAAAAGAACTGGAAATAAAAAAACAAAATAGTAATTAA
- a CDS encoding TetR/AcrR family transcriptional regulator, giving the protein MKEKILDKATDMFLTYGFKSITMDDLANEMGISKKTIYTHFENKTKLVENCMDHLSQNISAGITRICTLNKNPIEELYEIKKFVMVNLKDEKSSPQYQLQKYYPKIYKTINQRQFELMQECVKDNMQRGINQGYYRDNLNISFVSRIYFSGVTSIKDPQLFPIEKFPIKTLMDDYLEYHIRGIVTPSGRKVLNEIINSNHE; this is encoded by the coding sequence ATGAAGGAAAAAATTTTAGATAAGGCAACAGATATGTTCTTAACCTACGGGTTTAAGAGCATTACAATGGATGATTTAGCCAATGAAATGGGCATATCCAAAAAAACGATATACACCCATTTTGAGAACAAAACAAAATTGGTGGAAAATTGTATGGACCACCTCTCGCAGAACATAAGTGCAGGAATCACCCGGATATGCACCTTAAACAAAAACCCAATAGAAGAACTTTATGAGATAAAGAAATTTGTAATGGTAAACTTAAAGGACGAAAAATCATCTCCTCAATATCAATTACAAAAATATTACCCCAAAATTTACAAAACTATTAATCAACGTCAATTTGAGCTTATGCAGGAATGTGTAAAGGATAACATGCAGAGAGGTATAAATCAAGGCTACTACCGTGATAATCTAAATATCAGCTTTGTTTCGCGCATATACTTTTCTGGGGTTACAAGTATAAAGGACCCTCAACTTTTTCCCATAGAAAAATTCCCTATAAAAACATTAATGGATGATTATCTCGAATATCATATACGGGGCATTGTAACCCCAAGTGGAAGAAAAGTGCTAAATGAAATTATCAATTCAAATCACGAATAA
- a CDS encoding TolC family protein: protein MKNLFITTIALLTTVLAVAQDPPEKTYSFTLEEAIAFALENNYSAINAERDLIDAQKQKWETIADGLPQINGSVSYQNQLKQPVTVIPAEVFGGAPGTFEEVVFSQAQSATATATLTQKIFDGSYIVGVQATKAFLSYSANNDEKTDQEVRKSVVEAYGNVLLAQESVAILEKNKANLEKNLFETNKLYENGLGDEESVEQLQITLSSIESQLKNTVRLENITRQMLNLVMGIAIDAPTQLEEDLDNLVKTQIDFALMETDFNMANNVDYKLALNLTEQRFFEWKLARSRALPTLSTFVNYGSSAFSDDFSFFKDEQEWFDSSILGVDLTIPLFSSGKRSAGTARAKIAMEKAKTQLSEAEEQIRLQLEQAKSNYILSIEEYKTSKQNLGLAERIENKNQIKYSEGIASSFELRQAQTQLYDAQQGYLQSMVEVINKKTELEVIINEPNSNLK from the coding sequence ATGAAAAACCTATTTATAACAACCATCGCTTTACTTACAACGGTGCTTGCAGTTGCTCAAGACCCACCGGAAAAGACTTATAGTTTTACGTTAGAGGAAGCTATTGCTTTTGCTCTTGAAAATAATTACAGCGCTATTAACGCTGAACGAGATTTAATAGACGCACAAAAACAAAAATGGGAAACCATTGCAGATGGTCTACCACAAATTAACGGATCAGTTAGTTACCAAAATCAATTAAAGCAGCCTGTAACGGTAATTCCCGCCGAGGTATTTGGCGGTGCACCGGGAACTTTTGAAGAAGTTGTCTTTAGTCAAGCTCAATCTGCCACCGCAACGGCCACCTTAACCCAAAAGATTTTTGACGGCTCATATATTGTTGGTGTTCAAGCAACTAAAGCATTCTTAAGTTATAGCGCCAACAATGATGAAAAAACGGACCAGGAGGTTAGAAAATCTGTTGTTGAAGCGTATGGAAACGTATTGTTAGCGCAAGAAAGCGTAGCTATTTTGGAAAAAAACAAAGCCAATTTGGAGAAAAACCTTTTTGAAACCAATAAGCTGTATGAAAACGGACTTGGAGATGAAGAAAGCGTTGAGCAATTACAAATAACATTGTCTTCTATTGAGAGTCAGTTGAAGAATACGGTCCGACTGGAAAATATAACGCGTCAAATGCTGAACCTTGTAATGGGTATTGCCATTGATGCACCTACCCAATTGGAAGAGGATCTGGATAATCTTGTGAAGACTCAAATTGACTTCGCCCTTATGGAGACGGATTTTAATATGGCTAACAATGTAGACTACAAATTAGCCTTGAACCTAACGGAGCAAAGGTTCTTTGAATGGAAACTAGCAAGAAGTAGAGCTTTGCCAACCTTAAGTACTTTTGTAAACTATGGGTCTTCGGCTTTCTCAGATGATTTTAGCTTTTTTAAAGACGAACAAGAGTGGTTTGATTCTTCAATTTTAGGAGTTGACCTTACCATTCCATTGTTCAGTTCAGGAAAACGTAGTGCCGGTACTGCTAGGGCAAAAATTGCCATGGAAAAGGCCAAAACACAACTTTCCGAAGCCGAGGAACAAATACGCCTTCAACTAGAACAGGCCAAAAGCAACTATATTCTTTCTATTGAAGAGTACAAAACCTCTAAACAAAACTTAGGTCTAGCGGAGCGTATTGAAAATAAAAACCAGATTAAATATTCCGAAGGTATTGCTAGTAGCTTTGAACTTCGCCAGGCACAGACCCAACTTTATGATGCCCAACAAGGCTACCTACAATCTATGGTAGAAGTCATCAATAAAAAAACCGAGTTAGAGGTCATTATAAACGAACCCAATTCAAATCTTAAGTAG
- a CDS encoding efflux RND transporter periplasmic adaptor subunit, which produces MKKILYLATTALLFSACGEKEASVSDIISQGDLESIRAKKSELSEQQKSIEAELHKLDSVISTMSRDEKLPLVTTVTAKAAQFDHFLELQGNVKTKQNVLVYPEMSGTLQRVYVKEGQKVSAGQILATIDDGGMSSQLSQLKTQAALSKTTFERRKRLWDQKIGSEIEYLSAKTNYEAAEDAIKQAESQLGKSTIRAPFSGIIDDVIKDQGTVVSPGPGSEVFRIVNLSDMYIEVDVPETYLDGIKVGKEAKVYFPVLGDTVTTKVRQTGNFINPSNRAFTIEIPVPNKKGNIKPNLTAKVNINDYTSEDAIVIPQSIISENAEGDQYVFIAELDGGENEAILKKSIIQTGKTQGSQIEVLSGINDGDHIIEEGARSVKDGQKVQILNNETDEQ; this is translated from the coding sequence ATGAAAAAAATACTATACTTAGCAACTACGGCTCTACTTTTTTCCGCTTGCGGCGAGAAGGAAGCATCTGTTAGCGACATCATTTCACAAGGAGATTTAGAAAGTATCCGAGCTAAAAAAAGTGAGCTTTCAGAACAACAAAAATCCATTGAAGCAGAACTACATAAGTTGGATTCTGTCATATCTACCATGAGCCGGGATGAAAAATTACCTTTAGTCACAACGGTAACGGCCAAAGCGGCACAGTTTGATCACTTCTTGGAACTTCAAGGAAATGTCAAAACAAAGCAGAATGTTCTTGTTTACCCAGAAATGTCAGGTACATTACAACGGGTTTATGTAAAAGAAGGCCAAAAAGTAAGTGCAGGTCAGATTCTTGCAACTATAGATGACGGCGGTATGAGCAGTCAATTGTCTCAACTAAAAACACAAGCTGCATTAAGCAAAACCACTTTTGAGCGCAGAAAACGTCTTTGGGACCAAAAAATAGGCTCTGAAATAGAGTACTTATCCGCAAAAACCAATTATGAAGCTGCCGAAGATGCCATAAAGCAAGCAGAGAGCCAATTAGGAAAATCTACTATAAGAGCGCCTTTTTCAGGAATTATAGATGATGTGATCAAAGATCAAGGTACCGTTGTTTCACCAGGTCCCGGTTCGGAGGTCTTTCGTATTGTAAACCTCTCCGATATGTATATTGAGGTAGATGTTCCCGAAACCTACTTAGACGGAATTAAAGTTGGGAAAGAGGCTAAAGTATATTTTCCAGTTTTAGGAGATACCGTAACTACAAAAGTTAGGCAGACCGGCAATTTCATTAACCCTAGCAATAGAGCTTTCACCATTGAAATTCCCGTTCCCAATAAAAAAGGAAATATAAAGCCCAACCTTACGGCAAAGGTGAACATTAATGATTATACAAGTGAGGATGCCATAGTTATTCCACAAAGTATTATATCAGAAAATGCAGAAGGAGACCAATATGTTTTTATTGCTGAATTAGACGGTGGTGAGAATGAAGCTATCCTGAAGAAAAGTATCATTCAAACCGGTAAAACGCAGGGTAGCCAGATTGAAGTACTATCAGGAATAAATGATGGAGACCATATCATAGAAGAAGGTGCTAGAAGCGTTAAAGATGGCCAGAAGGTTCAAATTTTAAATAACGAGACCGATGAGCAGTAA